In a single window of the Mustelus asterias chromosome 3, sMusAst1.hap1.1, whole genome shotgun sequence genome:
- the LOC144490863 gene encoding uncharacterized protein LOC144490863, whose protein sequence is MAVQKADERKKCHNFSDEDLDTLLNEVEAKRHRLLGYDRRRAPRKVSILAWKEVAETVTANSIIPRTAEQCRKKLNDLTRSARIKMAHNARERLLTRDGGVAFLKDLNEYEERARQLVGVSNSSVSGSQADIGMGRGAQPPLDVPSGDGSEWVAAANIVERSVDDTEPRVKEEESVTVIELKEEVEWHSDEQEAVHPGWEGKPSGTVTPVSTLHLQDADVGGLQSWDNIQIATSPSGPSCSERGTDRGHPGIHEADAVGILGGCVIDRSEMSSSEGPPTVQADPSSSVTRGPHQPHIETSVEEVEEVFAAGLRDILVAQHDRQLDALDLIRQEMTGLCQEVRELKTGLCQEVRDLKTSLCHEVRELKTSLCQQLALSIQKLTDALTATKQIQHYQDAASELNQMPIQTPEMCAGGIAVTQMATVEPFLMGPSTEAVQAHEPAATPLMDATSGQQHPNNELSVAGHVIGTRGVRSRVRGRRRRH, encoded by the exons ATGGCAGTCCAAAAAGCAGATGAGAGGAAGAAATGTCATAACTTTAGTGATGAAGACCTCGACACACTTCTCAATGAGGTGGAGGCAAAGCGTCACAGGCTTCTTGGTTATGATAGGCGCAGGGCACCAAGAAAAGTTAGCATCTTGGCATGGAAGGAGGTTGCAGAGACTGTGACTGCTAACAGTATCATTCCACGGACTGCAGAGCAATGTCGCAAGAAATTGAATGATTTAACGCGATCTGCCAGG ATTAAGATGGCTCATAATGCCCGGGAGCGTTTGTTGACCAGGGATGGTGGTGTGGCGTTTCTGAAGGATCTTAATGAATATGAAGAGAGGGCCAGGCAGCTGGTGGGAGTCAGTAATAGTTCAGTGTCTGGTAGTCAAGCAGACATTGGAATGGGGCGAG GAGCACAGCCACCTTTGGATGTACCGTCTGGAGATGGCAGTGAGTGGGTAGCTGCAGCCAACATTGTTGAAAGGTCTGTGGATGATACTGAGCCACGGGTCAAAGAGGAGGAAAGTGTGACAGTAATTGAACTAAAAGAGGAGGTGGAGTGGCATTCAGATGAACAGGAAGCTGTGCATCCTGGCTGGGAGGGCAAGCCAAGTGGTACTGTTACTCCTGTCTCCACATTACACCTACAGGATGCTGATGTTGGAGGGTTGCAATCCTGGGACAATATTCAGATCGCCACCTCTCCATCTGGTCCCTCCTGCTCGGAGCGAGGCACAGATAGAGGTCATCCTGGCATCCATGAAGCTGATGCCGTGGGGATATTGGGGGGATGTGTGATAGACAGATCCGAAATGTCGAGTAGTGAGGGACCTCCAACAGTTCAAGCAGATCCATCATCTTCAGTGACACGTGGACCACATCAGCCCCATATTGAGACTTCAGTAGAAGAGGTGGAAGAGGTCTTTGCTGCAGGACTGCGGGATATATTAGTGGCACAACATGACAGACAGCTAGATGCTCTGGACTTGATCAGACAGGAGATGACAGGTCTTTGTCAGGAGGTGAGGGAGTTGAAGACAGGTCTTTGTCAGGAGGTGAGAGATTTGAAGACAAGTCTTTGCCATGAGGTGAGGGAGTTGAAGACAAGTCTTTGTCAGCAGCTGGCACTTTCTATTCAAAAACTTACTGATGCATTGACGGCTACAAAACAAATCCAGCATTATCAGGATGCTGCAAGTGAGCTTAACCAGATGCCAATACAAACACCAGAGATGTGTGCAGGTGGTATAGCAGTAACACAAATGGCTACAGTAGAACCATTCCTGATGGGTCCAAGTACAGAAGCTGTGCAGGCCCATGAGCCAGCAGCTACACCTCTAATGGATGCAACGTCTGGGCAGCAGCATCCCAACAATGAGCTATCTGTTGCTGGACATGTCATTGGAACAAGAGGGGTCCGGTCACGGGTACGGGGGAGGCGCCGGAGGCATTAG